The Calothrix sp. PCC 7507 DNA segment TCTTTCTAGTTCGCGGTGGTAAGCGATGGTTTGGCGGATGGTTTCGGGGCGTTCGTCAATGACGTTAAAGGAGTAGTTAACGGAAACTAAGTCGTTGAAACCAGCTGCTTTTAAATCACGACAATTTTGCAAGACAGTTCGCAGGTTGTAACCCATCCGCATTTTCCGCACAAGTTCCTGAGAACCGCTGGTAATGCCGATTTCAAAGTAGTTCATCCCGGTTTTTGCCATCAACTCACACAATTCGGGTGTTAAGTTGTCTGCTCTGATGTATGCTGCCCAGTGGATATCTGTCATCCCTGAATCGACGATTTTTTGTAAGAGTTCTACAGCATCGTCAATAAATTTCCGTGCGGGGATAAATTGGGCATCCGTAAACCAGAAATTGCGAATGCCGCGATTATACAATTGTCGCATCTCGGCAACAACTTCATCGGCTGGGTTAATGCGTACCTGTTTGCCTTCTACTACAGTGTAAACGCAGTAACAGCAGTTATGAGGGCAACCACGCTTGGTTTGAACGCCAATGTAGAAGTCTTGTTCTTGCAGGTAATAGTTAAATTCTGGCCAGATACTTTCTATATAGTCGTAGTTACAGGCAGTTTTTTCTAATGGAGTCGGTTGTTCATGGATTAATCGTTGGCGTGGTTGATTTTCTCCCACAACATAGCAGCGTTCATCTCGAAACTCTTTACCACCTAAGAGCTTTTCTAGCAGAGTTTCGCCTTCACCCACAGAGATAATTGTCCCCTGGGGTAAACTTTTACCTAACTGTTGATAAAATACGCTGACAGCACCACCACCGACAACTGCCCTAGCCTGAGAATTATATTTTTGGGCGCGTTTTAAACCGCGCTTGATTAAGCCTAAGTTACGCCACAATTCTGCATAGTAAGCGATGAAGATCCGCAAACCGCCTAATGCACCGCGTAGTTTCAATAGCGGATTCTTGGCGTAGTAAAATTCAAAGGCGTTTTGTAGGGGATTACCACCGCGTCCCCCGACTGGGGCATAAATTTGAATATCTCGCCAAGAAAATACTAGGAGTGTGGGTTTAAATTCATCGATACAACAATCTAGAGCGGAAGCATAGTCCAAAGGAGCAACTGTTCCTAAATCGAAGATGCGTTGTTCGATGCTGGGAAATTGCTTGTGGACATGATCTGATAGGTAAACAACCCCAATAGGAAAGATGGGGTTGCAAGGAAGGCGAACGTAGAGAATTCGATTTTCCATCATCCGTATTTTAACTGCCATCTTGCCATTTTTTAGGAGAAAGAAATATCCAGGTTGCAAATGTATTTTTGTTTTGGGTGTTTTCCCCTACTAAAATCACATTTGACACCTCAGATGATTGTTAATGTCTCTCGACCTCCTTATCTTAATTGTGGCGATCGCTAAAATTTTTTTCATACAATTATGTGGGGACTTAACTGGATAAGCTTTATGAAGACATTTTCATATATCTTTACCATAACATTGAGTTTATTCATTTAAGTGATGATCGCCACCATTTATTCGCAAGATAGATGAAATAAAAAAACTTTCTGCCTATGGAGTCATCCATGAGAGGATTGTCATCAGAGTTTTCCCCTCATTACTTTCCTTAAGGAAGTTAAAGTTGATTATTCTAAGTTCGACTTTATCCAAAATTAAGAGATTAGTCTCCTTTATTCGGCAAAAACCCTGGCTTTTTGGCAAATACTTTTTCTACGTCACTGATTATCGATAAATTACAAAAACTAAACCTAGCGCCGTACAAGGGTTTCGGCGTCAGGTTTTAGGGTTCGTAAAAATGGATAAAGTCAAGCTAAGACTAAATATACAAAGTCTTCTTTTATAGTGTATAATCTCTGGCAAAGTGAATACATTTAAAAATCTTTATATCTTATACATATCTTTAGACATAAATAATGCAGAAATGTGCAGTTGGTAGTCGGAGTTACAGCTTGTGGGGATCAGCCAATGTTAGTTTTGCTGGTGTAATGTAAAATTGTGGCGTAAAGCTCCTCAGCAGTTATGGCTCAAATATTAGATCCTCTACCACCTGAGCAATCGGGGACTGTTCTCTGCTGCTACGTTAATGCCACGAGCAAAATCCAGGTGGCTCGCATCTCCAATATTCGCAATTGGTACTTTGAAAGGGTTGTTTTTCCTGGACAACGCCTCGTGTTTGAAGCTCCGCAAGCAGGTCAAATGGAGATTCATACGGGGATGATGGCAAGTGCAATTTTATCGGATAAAATTCCGTGCGATCGCCTTGTGATTAAAGAACCAAGTACTTATGAGTTAAATACAGACTCAGACTCAGAAGTAACAATAGACTCTCTCAATAAAAAACCAATAGTACCACCAATTAATACAAGAACTGGAGATACAACAAAACCATTAACAGTAGCTGGTTTAGCGTCCGTTGATTAAAAAAACAATCTTACTTAATTTTTGAGGGTTGCTGAAATCGGCAGCCTTTTTTGTTGATTGGTCAGGAGTCAAGAGTCAGGAGTCACAACTTATTTCCCAGTCCCCAATCCCCATTCCCCCATTTCCTCTACAATCATGTTATGAATTTGCCTTCTTTTCTGTGGTTATGGAAAATAGCGGCTTGGTCGATGGGGTTAGCCCTGCTGGCATATTTGATGTTGGCAATGACTGGCTTGTGGCTGTTTCGAGCGAGAACTTCGCAGCCTCTCCCTAGTATCCCGCTGTTTACTAGGGGAAATCAGGGGATGCGATCGCTCCATTTTACAATTGGCATTAGCATGGTTAGTCTAGTCTTGCTATTGCTGGCAATTGGGATTATTGGCACCTTGGGTCATTTTGGTTCCCTCGGACAATCATCACATTTGGTTTCAGGATTGATCGTAGTAGTATTAGTTTTGCTATCTGCTTTCAGTTCCACACAAATTAGTGTCAGAAAACCTTGGGCTAGAACTTTACATGTTGGTGTAAATATCCTGCTATTTGTGGGCTTTGCTTGGGTTTCCTTGACTGGTTGGATTGTGGTACAAAAATATTTGCCTTAAAAGGATTTAAGCAAAATTGCTGAAAATCGTAGTGTTTTTTAACGCAGAGGGACGCTGAGGTTAGCGCAGCGAAAAGTTCTGCAGGAGGGTTTCCCTCCGTAGGAAACTTTTCAAGAGAGAGGTTCGCTGAGAAAAGTCTGATTTAAGGAACTCAAACCTTGGGGGTTGTTAAAATCCCTAACGGTTACTAGAGTGAACTTAAAGCCAATAATTTTGATTGAATCGTGACAGCCAACTCAGCTAACACTTCAGCTTCTATTTTTCGTCTGTCTCCGTTAATTCGGATAACGCTGTTGAGTTTATATGTAGCACTCACAGTACCATTACCTTTTTTAGCCCAGGTGACAGCCGCACCCGTCCCACCAGCGCTATTGTGGGTGGGGATTAGCATCGGCTTAGTTGCTTTGTATGCAGTGTTAACTGAACGTGTAATTTTAGATGAGCAAGGAATTCAGGTTGCTTATCCTACTTGGGTTCCGCGCTTTTTTCGTAAAGGTTGGTCTTTATCTTGGGCCCAAATCAAAGAGTTAAAACCGCGCACCACTGGTCAAGGCGGCATAGTTTATTATTTTCTTAGCCAAGAGGGTAAAGCTTATTTATTGCCTGTACGTGTAGCTAGATTTGGCCAAATGGTTAGGCAAGTACAGGCAAAAACTGGCATAGACACCACAGACGTTAGCACTTTAGCCCAGCCTTGGATGTATCTTATTTTATTAGGATTCACTTTGCTACTGCTGTTGATAGATGCTTGGACAATTACCACGGCTTTATCTATTGGACAAATAACTTAAAGTTGTCAGGAGTCAGGAGTCAAGAGCCTAGGGTTATTTCTCCCTCATCTCCCCAGTCCCCATTCCCCATTCCCCAGTCCCCAAATTGGATAATGTCATCCCCAAAGCCATACTAAGGCTAGAGCGAGTTAATCTGTTTACGAAGCTAAAAACTCAAAGCGCAAGTAACCAGCAAGGATATCCCATATTGCAGGATATTAGCTTTGAGGTATGCCCAGGCGATCGCTCCGCCAACGCTTGCGGCGAATGCCTAACTATTGTCGGCCCAGCTGGCGCTGGCAAAACGGCGTTATTGAGGCTAATTAACCGTCTTGAGGAACCTAGCAGTGGCAAAATCTATCTAGAAAATCAGGAATATCACCA contains these protein-coding regions:
- a CDS encoding DUF4079 domain-containing protein; its protein translation is MNLPSFLWLWKIAAWSMGLALLAYLMLAMTGLWLFRARTSQPLPSIPLFTRGNQGMRSLHFTIGISMVSLVLLLLAIGIIGTLGHFGSLGQSSHLVSGLIVVVLVLLSAFSSTQISVRKPWARTLHVGVNILLFVGFAWVSLTGWIVVQKYLP
- a CDS encoding DUF1830 domain-containing protein; amino-acid sequence: MAQILDPLPPEQSGTVLCCYVNATSKIQVARISNIRNWYFERVVFPGQRLVFEAPQAGQMEIHTGMMASAILSDKIPCDRLVIKEPSTYELNTDSDSEVTIDSLNKKPIVPPINTRTGDTTKPLTVAGLASVD
- a CDS encoding photosystem II high light acclimation radical SAM protein, with amino-acid sequence MAVKIRMMENRILYVRLPCNPIFPIGVVYLSDHVHKQFPSIEQRIFDLGTVAPLDYASALDCCIDEFKPTLLVFSWRDIQIYAPVGGRGGNPLQNAFEFYYAKNPLLKLRGALGGLRIFIAYYAELWRNLGLIKRGLKRAQKYNSQARAVVGGGAVSVFYQQLGKSLPQGTIISVGEGETLLEKLLGGKEFRDERCYVVGENQPRQRLIHEQPTPLEKTACNYDYIESIWPEFNYYLQEQDFYIGVQTKRGCPHNCCYCVYTVVEGKQVRINPADEVVAEMRQLYNRGIRNFWFTDAQFIPARKFIDDAVELLQKIVDSGMTDIHWAAYIRADNLTPELCELMAKTGMNYFEIGITSGSQELVRKMRMGYNLRTVLQNCRDLKAAGFNDLVSVNYSFNVIDERPETIRQTIAYHRELERIFGADKVEPAIFFIGLQPHTHLEEYAFKEGILKPGYDPMSLMPWTAKKLLWNPEPLGSFFGEVCLQAWQQNPNDFGREVMNILEEKLGCADLEAALSAPIETKEKQLVSL